The window GTTCGCGGGAACGCGCATCGACTTGACGCCTGCTCAGCGGGCGGCGGCCACCAGTCGGGACATCACGGTCGGGGTCCGGCCTGAGGGGCTGCGCATCGCGGGGGCTCGGGAGGGCCAGCAGGTGATGGTGGAGATGGTGGAGGAACTGGGCAGCGACAGCTACCTGTACACCACGACGAACGGCGACACGGCGCACCCGATTGTGGTGCGGGCGGGGGCGCGGGATGTGCCGATGCGCGGGTCGACGATCGGGTTGCAGGTTCAGCGCTCGGACGTGCACCTGTTCGACACGGCGACTGGGGAACGGTTGCCGGACTGAGGGTTGGGCGGCGGGCCCGCTTCGGCGGGACCGCTGCTCGCCTGCGGTGCCTGTTCGGCCGCCCTTGCCTGCCTGGGGTGCCTGCTCGGCGGGATCGCCGCCCGCGCCTGCCTGGTGCCTGTTTGGCGGAATCGCCGCCCGCGCCTGCCTGGGTGCCTGTTTGGGTGGTTCGCCTTGATTCGGGGACCCCGCCAAATGGGCCTGGCGCGGGCTCAAAAGGTGGGCGAAGTACAGCCCACCCGCGCCGAAAGTTTAGGCCCATTTGCCCCGAATCAAGGCGAACCACCCAAACAGGCCGTTCTGTTCTGCCCCTTGCGATTCCGGGTGGGTGGCGTGGGTTCGGGTGGGTGGCGTGGGTCCGGGTGGGTTGGGTCAGGCTGGGATGGGCATCGGGCGATCAAGCGGGTTCTGTTGGCGTGGAACGGTTGCCGCCTCCGGTGAGGTCAGCCCGCGCAGATCTTCTAGCGCGGGCGCGAGCAACAACGTGCTGGTTGTCAGGCAGCCGTGCATCGCACGCAGGTCCGCGACGACTTCCTTGGCGATCCCCTGATCGTCAAGTCCGACCGGCACCTGCTCCATCAAAGCGGCCGTCACGGCGGCCAGCGCACGAGTCACCTCGTGCACGCCCTCGACAGCGGCACGAAGTCCTTCCGTGCCTGCGCCTTCGAGGGAATGTTCGACCTGTTCGAGCAAGCGGCGAGCGTCGGTCAGCGGCTCGCTGATGGTACTCACGAAACGCTCCTTCCCCGTCCCGCCGGGGAAAGCCCGGCGGGACGGGTCGTCGGTCGGGTCAGGCGTTGATCTCTTTGCGTCCCGCGCCCGCGGCGACGGTGATCTTGCGGGGCTTGGCCTGTTCGGCGATGGGGATGCGCAGGGTCAGGACACCCGCGTCATAGGTGGCGGCGACGTTGTCGACGTCCAGGGTCTCGCCGAGGAACAGCTGCCGGGAGAACAGCCCGCGCGGGCGCTCCGCGGCCGTGACCTCGACATCCTCGCCGAAGTCGGCCTTGCGCTCCGCCTTCACCGTGAGCACGTCGCGTTCGATGTCCAGGTCGATGGACTCCGGGGCCACGCCGGGCAGGTCGAACTGGACGACGTACTCGTTGCCGCTGCGGTAGGCGTCCATCGGCATGACCGCGGGGCGGGTCGTGGTGCCGTTGGTGCCGAAGAACTGCTGGGTCAGTCGATCCAGCTCGCGGAACGGGTCGGTCCGCATCAACATCGTCATCGTCTCCTTCCACGATCACGGTTCGTGTGCCGGTCTCGGACCCGGCAATGTTGCTAACGCTTGACTCAAGCTTCCTGTTCCCGCTGATGGAGATTTTTCGCAAGTAACTTATAGCTCGCACTGGAGATTGTGTCAATCCGCGCGCGCAGATAACGTGTGGGCATGACGAACCAGGGGCCCGAGGGCGACGGCGTGGGCGGGTTGGGCAGGCTCGACGACCCGGAGTACCCGGCGTTCACCATCGGGCAGGCGGCGACCCTGCTCACCGTCCAACAGGCGTTCCTCCGAAGCCTCGACGCCGCCGGGATCGTCTCGCCCGAGCGGTCCGGGGGCGGGCACCGCCGCTACTCGCGCCGACAACTGGAGACCATCACCCGCCTGCGGGAACTGCTCGACCAGGGCCACCCGCTCGCGGCCGCCGCCCGCATCGTGGGCCTGCAGAACGATCTGGCCGCCGCGAACGCCGAGATCAGCGACCTGCGCGACCAACTCCGCGAACGCGAAGCCTGAATCGATCCGGCACCAAGCCCACACACGCAATGCTCACCCACACGGCCGCTGGTTCAGGCGACTCGGCCCTCGACCAAGGCCAGTTCCGGGCCGTCCCACGTTCGGCGGAGCCAGCGGTCGTGGGTGGCGATCACGACGGCGCCGGGAGCGGTGCCGAGCGCTTCCTCCAACTCCTCGGCCAGACTGAGCGAGAGGTGGTTGGTCGGCTCGTCGAGCAGCAGCACCTGCGGCGGGCGGGCGATCAGCAGCGCCAACGCCACCCGCCTGCGCTGCCCGACCGACAGGGCACCCACCGGCCGGTCCAGGTCCCGCGGCGGCAGCAGGCCCAGCTGGGTCAGCGGCACCGCACCCGCCTGCGCGGCCTTGGCGTACAGCGTTCGCGCCGTGGCGCGGGCGTCGGGGAACACGACGTCCTGCTCCAGCAGGCCGACCCGGACACCGCGGTCGCGCCACACGGCACCGGCGTCCGGCGCGAGCCGCCCGGCGAGCACCGTCAGCAGCGTCGACTTGCCCGACCCGTTGGGGCCGGTGACCAGCAGCCGCGCCGAACCCGGCACGTCGAGGGCGCCGATCTCCAGGCGTCCGTCGACCCGAACCTCGCGCAGGGCCAGCGCGGGCCGGTCCGCCGCCGACTGCCCGGTGAGCGCGGCGCTGAACCGCAGCGGCTCCGGGGGTTCGGCGATCCGGGTGCGAACGAGCTCGTCAAGCCGCTGCTGGGCGTTGCGCACGCGGCGCGAGATCTGCTTCTGCACCCGGTCGCCGATCATGCCGTAGGACATCTTGTTGTTGTCCTTCATCTCGCGGGCATGGTTCACCGCGCGGGCTGTCACGTCGACCGCCACGCGCAGCTCGCCGAGCTCGGTCTGCTCAGCGAGATACCGCCGCACCCACCGCGCCCGCTCGGCGCGTTTGGCCACCAGGTAGTCGCTGTAGGCGCCGCCGTACCGGGTCACGCCGCCGCGCGCCGGGTCGAGGTCGACGATGTCGGTGCACACCTCGTCGAGGAAGACCCGGTCGTGTGAGGCGACCACGACCACCCCGGGCAACGCGGTCAGCTCCCGCTCGACGAAGGCGACCGCCTCGTCGTCGAGGTGGTTGGTCGGCTCGTCGAGCAGCAGCGCCCGCGGCCGACGGATCAACAGCGCGGCCAGCGCCAGCCGGGACCGCTGCCCACCGGAGATGGCGTCCAGCCGTCGAGTTGTGTCCACTGTGGCCAGTCCGAGCCCGTGCAGCACGAGTTCGGCGCGCCGGTCGGCGTCCCACAGGTCGTGGTCCTGCGCCCAGCCGAGCGCCTCGCCGTACTCCGCGAGCACGTCCGGGTCGTCCGGGCGCTTCTCCAGCAGCGCGGCCAGCTCGTCCAGCCGCGCCTTGGCGGCCCGGATGTCGGCGAGCGCGTCGTCGACCACGTCACGCACGGTCGCGTCGGGGGCGAACGGCGTCTCCTGCCAGAGGAATCCGCAGTCGGAGGGTCGTTCGACCGTCCCGGAGTCCGGCTCCTCCACCCCGGCCAGCAGCCGGAGCAGGGTGGACTTGCCCACGCCGTTCTCCCCCACCAGCCCAACCCGCCGCCCCGGCGACGCGGTCAGCGACACACCGTCGAGGACCCGACGGTCGCCATAGGACTTGACCAGCTCGGTCGCATGCAGAATTGACATAGACATCCACCACCCGGAACTCGGATACGAATGCCCACCGGCGCTCTCCCGCATGGACGCGGGTCGCTCGGACGTGGGCTCGGCGGAGGTCAGTGGATCACCCCATGAGGTTCTCATCGGGGGCACGGGAGCGTCAACGGAATTAATTCGGGCCCGCCCGACAGCGTTGACTGACCCAGGCGGCGCTGAGGACCTGGCCGTCGACGACTGGCTGGTCACCTTCGACTAGCGCGTTTCCCTCATCACGCCGCGCACCGGGGCTAGTTCTGACCTGACCGTCACGTGGCTGAACTACGTCCAGGACGCCCTGGTCCAGACCCGTCCGCACTAGGACGCGTTGGTTGAGCTGCCCGTCGAGGGTTCGAACCTCGGTCTCCGCGGTCAGAACGCGGTGTCCATGCCGACTGGACCAACGGGCACTGCCTGCTCCCGGCTCAGGGTTCGAACCTGACCTCGCGGTGTCAAAGACCGCTGTGCTGCCGCTACACCAGCCGGGACCGGTGCCCTTGGCAGGATTCGAACCTGCACTGGCCGCGTTCTGAGCGCGGTGCCTCTCCCGTTGGGCTACAAGGGCTTTCTCCCGCCAGGCGGGACGTAGTGCGGTCGCGGGGAGTCGAACCCCGACTGGCCTGGCCCTCGACCAGGTGCCTCTGCCGATTGGGCTACGACCGCGTGAAACGTGACGCGTACCGGGGTCGAACCGGTGTCTCCGGCGTGAGAAGCCGGTGTCCATCCCACTGGACCAACGCGCCTGGCCTGGCTGTAGTCGGGTGCCCGCGAGTCGAACGCGGTGTCTTCCGCTCCCAAGGCGGATGGGTTGCCGTCTCCCTCGCACCCGTGGCGACCCGCCCTCAAGCGGACGGGTCGGTCAGACCCGCGGCCCAGGCACGGACCGCGGTGAGCTGGTCGGGCCGCAGCCCGTGTCTCGGATCGACGTGACACAGCAGCGTCTGTGTCGACGCCCGGGCCTGGTCGAACGCCGCCCGCGCCGGGCCGAACGTGTCGTGGCCGACGAGTTCGTCGTCCAGCCAGGCCAGTGGCCTGCCCGCGGCGTAATCCGCGACCGCGGGCCACTTCCAGCCGCCGTCGGCCCGCCAGCCGTGGCCGACCCGCAGATCCCGTTCCGGGAACTCGATGACCGGCAGCTCCGGCAGGCCGATCGTCCGCCCGATGTACGTGTTGGCCTCGTGCGTCCACGTCGTGGCCCACACCAGCTCCAGGCCCGTGTCCGCGGCGACCCGCAGCAGCAGTTCGCCGTGGTCGGGCCGCAGCCAGACCCGCATGCCCCGGTGTCGGCGGGCCGCCGGTCCGGTGTGCCAGCCGCCATTCGGGGTCAGGCGGAACGTCTCGTACCCCGGTGGCCGCCGAGTCGGCTTGGCCGCGAAGGGGTTCAGCGGTCCGTCCACGTCGATCAGCAGCAGTCCACGGGACATCGGTCCGCCCTCCCTTCTCCTGGATGGTAAATAGCTAAAAATTGCCCGAAGGTATGCACACACCTCATTAATTCGCCGCCACACATAATGGGTGTGCGAAATAAAGAAAGCCGCCTACCGGTTTCCCGATGGCGGCTCCCTGAGCATGACGCTTCACGTCATGGTGGGGAGCCTGAGCTGCCAAGTTGCTGCTCAAGCAGCGGCAGGGCCAGTACGGGAAGCGGGCAAGCGGCAGCGACGCCGTAGCGCCGTCCTCGCATCCGAATGCTCGCCATCACAAACTCCCTCGTCGTTGTCCTTCGCAATCATGGACCAGTCCGACGTCGGGCGTCAATCATTTAATTCGGTTTCCGCGAATTGTCGTCAGCCGCGTGTGCGGCGAACCGCTCCGGCGCCGCCGGCGAGAATGAGCACGAGCACCGCCAAGCCCCAGCGGCGCTTCTCCTCGGTCCGGTCGAGCGCGTTCTCGGCCCGCGGGACCGTCGTGGCCGTCTTGTACCGCTTGCGACTGGGGGCCGGGTTCGTGGGCGGCGCCATCACCGGCGCGCTGCTCGCTGGTGGGGCCGGAACCGTTGGGGTCGCAGGGATCGCGGCCGTGGGGGTCGACCGGGGCGCGGGCCTGGGTGGCACAGCGGGGGCGGGCGGCACGGGCACCGCCCCGGGGCGCAGGCAGCCCGCCGCGTCGGTGTGGTCCATCGACGTCGGGCTGACGATCGTCTCCACTGACGACGGTGACCGCAGGGAGACCCGGAACCACGTGCTGCGTCCACGCACATGCTCGCCCAGGACGTAGAGCATCCCGTCCGGTCCGGTGACCGCCGCGCCGTAGCCTCGCCCGCCGCCGAGGTTCGCGGACTCGATCTCGCGGACCTCGCCGTCGGCCGGGTTGATGGTGACGAGCCTGCCCTGCGTGGCCACGCCGTGCAGCAGACCGTCCGGCCCCAGGTCGAAATCGTCGACGGTCTGCGCCAGCCCCGGCGAACGCAGCGACACCGTTGACACGACAGTGAGATACGTGCGGCTCGCGGGGTCCACATCGACCACCGAGAGCGTCAGGCCGGACCGCAGGTACCACCGGGTTCCGGACACCGCGCCCGCGGTCGCGCCGAGTGCCTGCCCGGGCGAGCGCAGCGGACCGCGGTCGGTGATCTTCCCGTCCCGGCCGATGGTGACCACATGGCCACCACCGGACAGCGCGCCGGACCGGCCGTGGGAAGCCAATCCGTAGGCGACGTCCTGCTTTGCCGCGTAGCCGATCGCGTTGACCCGGAAACCGAGGTCGGCGACCGGGGTGA is drawn from Actinokineospora alba and contains these coding sequences:
- a CDS encoding Hsp20/alpha crystallin family protein → MLMRTDPFRELDRLTQQFFGTNGTTTRPAVMPMDAYRSGNEYVVQFDLPGVAPESIDLDIERDVLTVKAERKADFGEDVEVTAAERPRGLFSRQLFLGETLDVDNVAATYDAGVLTLRIPIAEQAKPRKITVAAGAGRKEINA
- a CDS encoding DUF6923 family protein, giving the protein MSRARWALAPVIGFAVVAVSSGPAAAAAPAVCVALQVQGAGGGLSALARVELPSGRVTPVADLGFRVNAIGYAAKQDVAYGLASHGRSGALSGGGHVVTIGRDGKITDRGPLRSPGQALGATAGAVSGTRWYLRSGLTLSVVDVDPASRTYLTVVSTVSLRSPGLAQTVDDFDLGPDGLLHGVATQGRLVTINPADGEVREIESANLGGGRGYGAAVTGPDGMLYVLGEHVRGRSTWFRVSLRSPSSVETIVSPTSMDHTDAAGCLRPGAVPVPPAPAVPPRPAPRSTPTAAIPATPTVPAPPASSAPVMAPPTNPAPSRKRYKTATTVPRAENALDRTEEKRRWGLAVLVLILAGGAGAVRRTRG
- a CDS encoding HAD domain-containing protein, whose protein sequence is MSRGLLLIDVDGPLNPFAAKPTRRPPGYETFRLTPNGGWHTGPAARRHRGMRVWLRPDHGELLLRVAADTGLELVWATTWTHEANTYIGRTIGLPELPVIEFPERDLRVGHGWRADGGWKWPAVADYAAGRPLAWLDDELVGHDTFGPARAAFDQARASTQTLLCHVDPRHGLRPDQLTAVRAWAAGLTDPSA
- a CDS encoding ABC-F family ATP-binding cassette domain-containing protein, coding for MSMSILHATELVKSYGDRRVLDGVSLTASPGRRVGLVGENGVGKSTLLRLLAGVEEPDSGTVERPSDCGFLWQETPFAPDATVRDVVDDALADIRAAKARLDELAALLEKRPDDPDVLAEYGEALGWAQDHDLWDADRRAELVLHGLGLATVDTTRRLDAISGGQRSRLALAALLIRRPRALLLDEPTNHLDDEAVAFVERELTALPGVVVVASHDRVFLDEVCTDIVDLDPARGGVTRYGGAYSDYLVAKRAERARWVRRYLAEQTELGELRVAVDVTARAVNHAREMKDNNKMSYGMIGDRVQKQISRRVRNAQQRLDELVRTRIAEPPEPLRFSAALTGQSAADRPALALREVRVDGRLEIGALDVPGSARLLVTGPNGSGKSTLLTVLAGRLAPDAGAVWRDRGVRVGLLEQDVVFPDARATARTLYAKAAQAGAVPLTQLGLLPPRDLDRPVGALSVGQRRRVALALLIARPPQVLLLDEPTNHLSLSLAEELEEALGTAPGAVVIATHDRWLRRTWDGPELALVEGRVA
- a CDS encoding MerR family transcriptional regulator, encoding MTNQGPEGDGVGGLGRLDDPEYPAFTIGQAATLLTVQQAFLRSLDAAGIVSPERSGGGHRRYSRRQLETITRLRELLDQGHPLAAAARIVGLQNDLAAANAEISDLRDQLREREA